A stretch of Besnoitia besnoiti strain Bb-Ger1 chromosome III, whole genome shotgun sequence DNA encodes these proteins:
- a CDS encoding cAMP-dependent protein kinase regulatory subunit (encoded by transcript BESB_045930) produces the protein MGNACECQKVDTVHEDVSTTLPGPKLRKGQSDSSAAIGTKGADSNSSTVVPQLTEDDLDTEDEKDDDVVEDMPQPSESYMSRAKNRQSVSAEAYGEWNKRKKFVAPVYPKTEEQKERITKVIESSFLFSSLDVEDLETVINAFQEVEVKKSTVIIRQGDDGDRLYLIETGEVDVMKKFPGEKEDKFLCKMKPGDAFGELALMYNAPRAATVIAADDMQLWALDRDSFTNIVRDAAAKKREIFEESLKEVSILKDMDPYERSKLSDALKTATYEDGDVIIKEGETGDTFYLLLEGEAEAIKNEQVVMKYTKGGFFGELALLKDQPRAATVVAKSHVQVAYMDRKSFKRLLGPVEQILMRNQENYRKAMQQLGLDTKYLDK, from the exons CCAAAAGGTCGATACCGTCCACGAGGACGTCTCCACGACGCTTCCGGGCCCGAAGCTGCGAAAGGGCCAGTCAGACAGCTCGGCGGCGATCGGTACGAAGGGCGCCGACTCCAACTCCTCCACCGTCGTCCCGCAGT TGACAGAAGACGATCTAGACACCGAGGACGAAAAGGACGACGACGTCGTTGAGGACATGCCCCAG CCGAGCGAGAGCTACAtgtcgcgcgcgaagaatCGCCAGTCGGTCAGCGCAGAGGCTTACGGCGAATGGAACAAGCGCAAGAAGTTCGTCGCCCCT GTCTACCCCAAGACGGAGGAGCAGAAGGAACGCATCACCAAAGTTATCGAGAGCTCTTTCCTCTTCAGC TCGCTGGACGTCGAGGACTTGGAGACTGTGATCAACGCCTTCCAGGAGGTTGAAGTGAAGAAAAGCACGGTAATCATCCGCCAGGGCGACGATGGCGACCGCTTGTATCTGATTGAGACCGGCGAGGTGGACGTCATGAAGAAGTTCCctggagagaaggaagacaaGTTCCTCTGCAAGATGAAGCCGGGCGACGCCTTTGGCGAACTCGCGCTCATGTACAACGCGCCTCGTGCCGCGACCGTCATTGCCGCCGACGACATGCAACTCTGGGCTCTCGATCGGGACTCTTTCACCAACATCGTCCGCGatgccgccgcgaagaagagagaaatcTTTGAAGAGTCCCTCAAGGAG GTGAGTATCCTGAAGGACATGGATCCGTACGAGCGATCGAAGCTGTCGGATGCGCTCAAGACCGCGACGTATGAGGACGGCGATGTGATCATcaaggagggcgagacgggAGACACGTTCTACTTGTTgctggagggcgaggcggaggcgatcAAGAACGAACAAGTCGTGATGAAGTATACCAAGGGCGGCTTCTTCGGTGAGCTGGCGCTGCTCAAGgaccagccgcgcgcggcgacggtggTGGCGAAGAGCCATGTGCAGGTCGCGTACATGGATCGGAAGAGCTTCAAGCGCCTGCTCGGCCCTGTCGAGCAGATCCTCATGCGGAACCAAGAAAACTACCGCAAAGCCATGCAGCAACTCGGCCTCGACACAAAATACCTCGACAAATAa